The following proteins come from a genomic window of Anaerobutyricum hallii:
- a CDS encoding deoxycytidylate deaminase, with product MKRQDYLSWDAYFMGVALLSAQRSKDNNTQVGSCIVDPHNKILSMGYNGMPTGCSDDRMPWERKGTPLDTKYLYVCHAELNSILNYSGGSLRGARIYTTLFPCNECTKAIIQAGITEVIYYSDKYADTDSTIAAKRMFDMVGITYRQYQKEEKELVLDL from the coding sequence ATGAAAAGACAAGACTACTTATCGTGGGATGCCTATTTTATGGGTGTAGCCCTTCTTTCTGCGCAGAGAAGTAAGGATAATAATACGCAGGTTGGCTCCTGCATTGTTGATCCGCATAATAAGATTCTCTCTATGGGGTATAATGGAATGCCGACAGGATGCAGTGATGACAGAATGCCATGGGAACGGAAGGGAACTCCGCTTGATACAAAGTATTTATATGTGTGCCATGCGGAACTGAATTCTATACTTAATTATAGTGGCGGTTCTTTAAGAGGAGCGCGTATTTATACTACTTTATTTCCATGTAATGAGTGTACTAAGGCGATTATCCAGGCGGGAATTACAGAAGTAATCTACTATTCTGATAAGTATGCGGATACAGATTCTACGATTGCAGCGAAAAGAATGTTTGATATGGTAGGAATTACTTACAGGCAGTACCAGAAAGAAGAAAAAGAGCTGGTTCTGGATTTGTAA
- the infC gene encoding translation initiation factor IF-3 — MINEQVRDREVRVISSDGEQLGIMSSKEAMKLAREAELDLVKIAPNAKPPVCKIIDYGKYRYELARKEKEAKKKQKTIDVKEVRLSPNIDKNDLNTKINQARKFLSKGDKVKVTLRFRGRELAHVNSSKGILEDFAQQLSDIAVVDKQPKFEGRSMIMFLTEKR, encoded by the coding sequence ATGATTAATGAACAGGTACGTGACAGAGAGGTTAGAGTTATCAGCAGTGATGGAGAGCAGCTTGGAATTATGTCTTCAAAGGAAGCTATGAAGCTTGCAAGAGAGGCAGAACTTGACCTTGTAAAGATTGCTCCGAATGCAAAGCCGCCTGTGTGCAAGATTATTGATTATGGAAAATATAGATATGAGCTTGCCCGTAAAGAGAAGGAAGCTAAGAAAAAGCAGAAGACGATTGATGTGAAGGAAGTAAGACTTTCACCGAATATCGATAAGAATGACCTGAATACCAAGATCAATCAGGCAAGAAAGTTCCTTTCTAAAGGCGATAAAGTAAAGGTAACTCTTCGTTTCAGAGGAAGAGAACTTGCTCATGTGAATTCCAGTAAGGGAATTCTTGAGGATTTTGCACAGCAGCTTTCAGATATAGCTGTTGTTGATAAACAGCCTAAATTTGAAGGAAGAAGTATGATAATGTTTTTAACTGAAAAACGTTAA
- the rpmI gene encoding 50S ribosomal protein L35, which yields MPKMKTSRAAAKRFKKTGSGKLKRNKAYKSHILTKKSQKRKRNLRKAAMTDATNVKNMKKILPYL from the coding sequence ATGCCAAAAATGAAAACAAGCAGAGCAGCTGCAAAACGTTTTAAAAAGACAGGTAGTGGAAAGTTAAAAAGAAATAAAGCTTACAAGAGCCATATCTTAACAAAGAAATCTCAGAAGAGAAAAAGAAATTTAAGAAAAGCTGCAATGACAGATGCAACTAACGTAAAGAACATGAAGAAGATTTTACCATATCTTTAA
- the rplT gene encoding 50S ribosomal protein L20: protein MARVKGAIGAKKRHNRTLKLAKGYRGARSKQYRVAKQSVMRALTSAYAGRKQRKRQFRQLWIARINAAARMNGLSYSKFMYGLKLAGVEVNRKMLSEMAIADPAGFAALAELAKSKLA from the coding sequence ATGGCTAGAGTAAAAGGCGCAATTGGCGCAAAGAAAAGACATAACAGAACACTGAAGCTTGCAAAAGGTTACAGAGGAGCAAGATCTAAACAGTATAGAGTAGCTAAACAGTCCGTAATGAGAGCTTTAACAAGCGCTTACGCAGGAAGAAAGCAGAGAAAGAGACAGTTCAGACAGTTATGGATCGCACGTATCAACGCTGCAGCAAGAATGAACGGACTTTCTTACAGCAAGTTCATGTACGGCTTAAAGTTAGCAGGTGTAGAAGTTAACAGAAAGATGCTTTCCGAGATGGCAATCGCTGATCCGGCAGGTTTCGCAGCTCTTGCAGAATTAGCAAAGAGCAAATTAGCATAA
- a CDS encoding glucosaminidase domain-containing protein encodes MKNVKVIKKAAIFLMVFVLAFSSLSAAAAVTYKTGNRTVRYRGANYKVYYNSKRVNSVTRPSLMINGNIMIPYHYTMVKRGPKVSISKANKGKTITLSANGNQVRFYLNKKYIKVNGKKENIRTAPVKAKIGGTSLIMLPARVAFEELGFHYIYNKSKKAIYVTGNTTTTNAPASTPIVNEPAVNTGLQATAFKNMSTQEFINAVGPIAREDYRKTGVLASVTLAQAINESGWGKSGLTQNSNNMFGMKTSLSGNSWSGSVWDGRSYVEVKTREEYNGKKVTITAKFRKYPSVAQSIADHSAYLSNAMNGARRRYNGLTDTKSYSSQLTILQKGGYCTWSGYVSELTTLIKKYNLTKWDN; translated from the coding sequence ATGAAAAATGTAAAGGTTATTAAAAAGGCTGCAATTTTTTTAATGGTGTTTGTTCTGGCATTCAGCTCGTTAAGTGCAGCAGCAGCAGTTACTTATAAAACAGGTAATCGTACTGTTCGCTACAGAGGTGCAAATTATAAAGTATATTATAATAGTAAGAGAGTGAATAGTGTAACAAGACCATCTTTGATGATTAACGGAAATATTATGATTCCATATCATTATACAATGGTAAAAAGAGGACCAAAAGTATCTATATCAAAAGCGAATAAAGGAAAGACAATAACGCTTTCTGCGAATGGAAATCAAGTAAGGTTTTATCTAAATAAAAAGTACATAAAAGTAAATGGAAAAAAAGAGAATATTCGTACTGCTCCTGTTAAAGCAAAGATAGGGGGAACTAGTCTTATAATGCTTCCAGCAAGAGTTGCTTTTGAGGAGCTGGGATTTCATTATATATATAACAAATCTAAAAAGGCAATCTATGTGACAGGAAATACAACGACAACAAATGCACCGGCCTCAACACCGATTGTGAATGAACCGGCGGTGAATACAGGTCTTCAGGCAACAGCTTTTAAGAATATGAGTACACAGGAATTTATTAATGCAGTAGGACCGATTGCAAGAGAAGATTACAGAAAAACAGGTGTGCTTGCCTCTGTTACTTTGGCGCAGGCAATTAATGAGAGTGGCTGGGGTAAGTCAGGGCTTACACAGAATTCCAACAATATGTTCGGTATGAAAACTTCTCTTTCCGGTAATAGCTGGTCAGGATCAGTGTGGGATGGAAGAAGTTATGTAGAAGTGAAGACAAGAGAAGAGTATAACGGAAAGAAAGTGACTATTACTGCGAAGTTCCGTAAATATCCTTCTGTAGCACAGTCTATCGCTGATCATTCCGCATATCTTTCTAACGCTATGAATGGTGCGAGAAGACGATATAATGGACTTACAGACACAAAGAGTTATTCTTCTCAGCTTACAATTCTTCAAAAAGGCGGATATTGTACATGGTCGGGATATGTATCAGAGCTGACAACGCTTATTAAAAAATATAATCTGACAAAGTGGGATAATTAA